The Geomonas agri genome contains the following window.
CCCAGAACTAACACCCCTCCCAGGGTGGGGGTTACGGCAACGGTGCGGATGATGTCCGCTGCAACAAGAAATTCCAGGCCGAGCAGGATCCCCCGTCCGAGGTCCTGACGCAACTGCTTAAATCCGTCCTCGACCCTACGACCTTGGACGGCATACCTGGTTACCGCCACCACTAGACCGACACAAATGGCTATCACACCTGCCCCGTCGATAACGACGCCAACCGTCTCGGCAACCTCCTTGAAAGTTAGCATAGAACCTCTTATGTAAGAGCTTGTTTGGATCGCTTGGCGAGGTTTTGCGTCGGTACGGGTTGCGGGCCCGCCTCACTCATGTACTTATTCTAATTTTATCAGAACTTTCCGCAAGGGCCACCACAGAGAAACGAGACCTCCTGGTTAGGAGACGCGACCTCCTAGTTAAAGAACGCGACCTCCTCGTTAAGGGACACGACTTCCTCGTTAAGGGACACGACTTCCTCGTTAGGGGACACGACCTCCTCGTTAGGGGAAGCGACCTCCTAGTTAGGGGAAGCGACCTCCTAGTTAGGGGACACGACAACCTAGTTAGGGAACGCGACCTCCTAGTTAGGGAACGCGACCTCCTAGTTAGGGGACGCGACCTCCTAGTTAGGGGACCCGACCTCCTAGTTAGGGGACACGACCTCCTAGTTAGGGGTCAGGACCTCCTAGTTAGGGGTCAGGACATCCTAGTTAGGAGACACGAACTCCTGGTTAGGGCGTAAGTACATTAATGAGGGGGAAGGAATTTTTTTTGGTTGTGAGTTAGGAACCAGCTTGGATGCGCTGGTACAACCATTGAGGCGCGTGGTTGGAAGAAAACGGAACGAGGGTGCCTTGGTGGCACCCTCGCTGGATGTGGAAGGAACGTCAGGAGATCAGGACACTGGTGATTGAAGACCAGGGACCGGGGCCATCGGGACCGTGTTGTCTCATCCTGAAGAAGGTGTTCACCGGGTCCAGGTTATCCAAGACCATGTTTCTGGCATCCGGGAACATGGATTTGTGAAACCAATCCGACTCGACCGCAGGATCCTTGGTGTTGATGTGAATCTCGTAGTTATAGGCGCCATGCACAGGACTTGCGCTAGCCATAGCCTTTCTCGGTTCACCGGAATTGGTGACAGTAAAATCGGCAGAAGCGGTAAGAGCAACCTTGGCCCTGCGGAAACTTCTACGCTCCTGAGCGATGTTAAAACCGGTGGTGTACAAGGCATCGGGATTCCGCATCGACACCGCTTCCAGGAACGAGGCCATCTCATCGAGGAGGGCTATGACCTCTTCTATAAGTTTGTCCCGCTCGCGGATCAGAAGCCGATCGCCATTACTAGCCAGACGGTAGGCTGTCACCAACGCCGTCACCAGTTCTAC
Protein-coding sequences here:
- a CDS encoding DUF1622 domain-containing protein; its protein translation is MLTFKEVAETVGVVIDGAGVIAICVGLVVAVTRYAVQGRRVEDGFKQLRQDLGRGILLGLEFLVAADIIRTVAVTPTLGGVLVLGVIVVIRTFLSMALQVELEGHWPWQRKPEEAPPS